The DNA segment TGGGGCATCGAACACCAGTTCGGCGATGCCATCTTCCAGCCAGTCGAGGTACAGGGTGTCGCCTTTGTAAAGCATGTCAGTCTCCTGAATCCGCAAGGTGATCTGGTCATACCAGATGAAACGAGTGTGTATTTTGTGTTAAAAAAATGCAAATGAGAGATTAAAAAAATGCCGATGCGATCACGCTCGGCAGAAATCACGCTCTCCCGGAGCGATGTGCTAAGATGCGGAGACTCGAGGTCAAAAAAACAGAAGGGTAGAAAATGGAATCACTGGCCGCACTCTATAAAAATCATATCGTTACCTTACAAGAACGGACGCGTGACGCACTGGCGCGTTTTAAGCTGGATGCGCTACTTATTCACTCCGGCGAGCTTATCAACGTCTTCCTCGACGACCATCCCTATCCGTTTAAAGTTAACCCGCAGTTTAAAGCCTGGGTACCGGTCACACAGGTTCCAAATTGCTGGTTGCTGGTCGATGGCGTGAATAAACCCAAACTGTGGTTCTACCTGCCGGTGGATTACTGGCACAACGTTGAGCCGCTGCCCACGTCGTTCTGGACCGAAGAGGTAGAGGTGATTGCCCTGCCGAAAGCCGACGGTATTGGCAGCCAGCTCCCTGCCGCGCGCGGTAATATCGGTTACATCGGTCCGGTGCCGGAGCGTGCGCTGCAACTGGATATCGCCGCCAGCAACATCAACCCGAAAGGGGTGATCGATTACCTGCATTACTACCGTGCGTACAAAACGGATTACGAACTGGCCTGTATGCGTGAAGCGCAGAAAACGGCGGTGAACGGCCATCGCGCGGCAGAAGAAGCGTTCCGTTCCGGTATGAGCGAGTTCGACATTAACCTGGCTTACCTGACCGCGACCGGCCACCGTGACACCGATGTGCCTTATAGCAATATCGTGGCGCTCAACGAGCACGCTTCGGTTCTTCATTACACCAAACTGGATCATCGCGCGCCGTCTGAAATGCGCAGCTTCCTGCTGGATGCCGGGGCGGAATATAACGGTTATGCCGCAGACCTGACGCGTACCTGGGCGGCAAACAATGACACCGATTACGCTCAGTTAATCAAAGATGTGAATGACGAACAGCTGGCGCTGATTGCGACCATGAAAGCGGGCGTCAGCTACGTGGATTATCACATTCAGTTCCATCAACGCATCGCGAAATTGCTGCGTAAGCATCAGATTGTCACCGATATCAGCGAAGAAGCGATGGTCGAGAACAATCTCACCGGGCCGTTTATGCCGCACGGTATTGGTCATCAACTGGGTCTTCAGGTTCATGATGTTGCAGGCTTTATGCAGGACGATACCGGGACGCATCTGGCCGCGCCGTCGAAATACCCTTATCTGCGCTGCACCCGCGTGCTGCAACCTCGCATGGTGTTGACCATTGAGCCGGGGATCTACTTTATCGAATCGCTGTTGGCGCCGTGGCGCGAGGGGCAATTCAGCAAGCATTTCAACTGGCAGAAAATTGAAGCGC comes from the Citrobacter koseri ATCC BAA-895 genome and includes:
- the pepQ gene encoding Xaa-Pro dipeptidase yields the protein MESLAALYKNHIVTLQERTRDALARFKLDALLIHSGELINVFLDDHPYPFKVNPQFKAWVPVTQVPNCWLLVDGVNKPKLWFYLPVDYWHNVEPLPTSFWTEEVEVIALPKADGIGSQLPAARGNIGYIGPVPERALQLDIAASNINPKGVIDYLHYYRAYKTDYELACMREAQKTAVNGHRAAEEAFRSGMSEFDINLAYLTATGHRDTDVPYSNIVALNEHASVLHYTKLDHRAPSEMRSFLLDAGAEYNGYAADLTRTWAANNDTDYAQLIKDVNDEQLALIATMKAGVSYVDYHIQFHQRIAKLLRKHQIVTDISEEAMVENNLTGPFMPHGIGHQLGLQVHDVAGFMQDDTGTHLAAPSKYPYLRCTRVLQPRMVLTIEPGIYFIESLLAPWREGQFSKHFNWQKIEALKPFGGIRIEDNVVIHENGVENMTRDLKLA